One part of the Vogesella sp. LIG4 genome encodes these proteins:
- the tagF gene encoding type VI secretion system-associated protein TagF has translation MSFTFKRPQEVAASYCIFGKLPRRADFIRINATHPAAAQLDQLLADSINLLSTDADAVARYRAMPGSCFVLRSRDRAWLSLGVIQPSHDESGRNFPLIAATQLPAALTLPPLAVLLLAGELFFTGLKEQLTSAIDNSVEMLACRQFLEAQSLFGAASSDDVALAEQLLGHHLATTAAQQLDSLLARLQGQSLEATLLAFIFHSQMQRRFHDSLCAQTYLLPLPAADGEDMLAAATWLSLYQAAAGAQNADDAQCLLINRPEGRFLALQPHSPDAHIVAQCWGEPLNARYVVDIADEQAPWRRHQSYAEASYILGRRLNDPGLNLAQLRDLVASLARSIA, from the coding sequence TTGAGCTTCACTTTCAAACGCCCCCAGGAAGTCGCCGCCTCGTACTGCATCTTCGGCAAGCTGCCGCGGCGCGCCGACTTCATCCGCATCAACGCCACTCACCCGGCGGCGGCGCAGCTGGATCAGCTGCTGGCCGACAGCATCAACCTGCTGTCGACAGATGCCGATGCCGTGGCCCGCTACCGCGCCATGCCCGGCTCCTGCTTCGTGCTGCGCAGCCGCGACCGCGCCTGGCTGTCGCTGGGCGTGATCCAGCCCAGCCACGACGAAAGCGGTCGCAATTTCCCGCTGATCGCCGCCACCCAGCTGCCAGCCGCGCTGACGCTGCCGCCACTGGCGGTACTACTGCTGGCCGGCGAGCTGTTCTTCACCGGCCTGAAGGAACAACTGACCAGCGCCATCGACAACTCGGTGGAAATGCTGGCCTGCCGCCAGTTCCTGGAGGCGCAGTCGCTGTTCGGCGCCGCCTCCAGCGATGACGTGGCGCTGGCCGAGCAGCTGCTGGGCCACCACCTGGCCACCACCGCGGCACAGCAACTGGACAGCCTGCTTGCCCGCCTGCAGGGGCAATCGCTGGAAGCCACCCTGCTGGCCTTCATCTTCCACAGCCAGATGCAGCGCCGCTTCCACGACAGCCTGTGCGCGCAGACCTACCTGCTGCCACTGCCAGCCGCCGACGGCGAGGACATGTTGGCCGCAGCCACCTGGCTATCGCTATACCAGGCCGCCGCCGGCGCGCAGAACGCCGACGATGCGCAGTGCCTGCTGATCAACCGCCCGGAGGGCCGCTTCCTGGCACTGCAGCCACACTCGCCGGACGCGCACATCGTGGCGCAGTGCTGGGGCGAGCCGCTGAACGCGCGCTACGTAGTGGACATCGCCGACGAACAGGCGCCATGGCGCCGCCACCAGTCCTATGCCGAGGCCAGCTACATCCTGGGCCGCCGTCTGAACGACCCCGGCCTCAACCTCGCGCAGTTGCGCGACCTGGTCGCCAGCCTTGCCCGCAGCATCGCCTGA
- a CDS encoding type VI secretion system tube protein Hcp has product MAFDAFLKIDGIPGESTDDQHKDWIEIQSFSHLIEQPAQATASSAGGATAERVNHGVYEIAHFLDKASPKIYEACCTGKHIKDVTIELCRAGGDKVKYMEIKMEQVLISKVEPSGSANDAGFPAEKVSFSYGKIKWTYTQQKRADGAGGGNVSAGWDLTANKVIA; this is encoded by the coding sequence ATGGCATTTGACGCCTTTCTGAAAATCGACGGCATTCCTGGCGAAAGCACCGATGACCAGCACAAGGACTGGATCGAGATCCAATCCTTTTCCCACCTGATCGAACAGCCGGCCCAGGCTACCGCCAGCTCCGCCGGCGGCGCCACCGCCGAACGTGTCAACCACGGCGTGTACGAAATCGCCCACTTCCTGGACAAGGCCAGCCCGAAGATCTACGAAGCGTGCTGCACCGGCAAGCACATCAAGGATGTCACCATCGAGCTGTGCCGCGCCGGCGGTGACAAGGTGAAGTACATGGAAATCAAGATGGAACAAGTCCTGATCTCCAAGGTTGAGCCGAGCGGCTCCGCCAACGACGCCGGCTTCCCGGCAGAGAAGGTGAGCTTCAGCTACGGCAAGATCAAGTGGACCTACACCCAGCAGAAACGTGCCGACGGCGCCGGTGGCGGTAACGTCAGCGCCGGTTGGGACCTGACTGCCAACAAAGTAATCGCCTAA
- a CDS encoding class III extradiol dioxygenase family protein, producing MAKIVGGITTSHVPAIGRAIAQNLQQDGYWKPFFDGFAPVQQWLAEVQPDVAVVVYNDHGLNFFLDKMPTFAVGAAAQYCNADEGWGIPTLPPFAGDAALSWQMINSLVADEFDITSCQEMLVDHAFSLPMKLLWPQHDSPPIRTVPVCINTVQYPLPSARRCYKLGEAIGRAIAGWPDDLKVVIIGTGGLSHQLDGERAGFINKDFDLRFMDSLAANPHWATQYSVEQLVEFTGTQGVELLMWLATRGALTGEVRELHRNYHIPISNTAAGLMLFDNR from the coding sequence ATGGCAAAGATCGTAGGCGGCATTACCACTTCGCACGTACCGGCCATCGGCCGTGCCATCGCCCAGAATCTGCAGCAGGACGGTTACTGGAAACCCTTCTTCGACGGTTTTGCCCCGGTGCAGCAGTGGCTGGCCGAGGTGCAGCCGGACGTGGCGGTGGTGGTCTACAACGACCACGGGCTGAATTTCTTCCTCGACAAGATGCCCACCTTCGCCGTGGGTGCGGCGGCGCAGTACTGTAATGCCGACGAAGGCTGGGGCATTCCCACCCTGCCACCGTTCGCCGGCGACGCCGCGCTGTCCTGGCAGATGATCAACAGCCTGGTGGCCGACGAGTTCGATATCACCAGCTGCCAGGAGATGCTGGTGGACCACGCCTTCTCGCTGCCGATGAAGCTGCTGTGGCCGCAGCACGACAGCCCGCCGATTCGCACCGTGCCGGTGTGCATCAACACCGTGCAGTACCCGCTGCCGTCGGCGCGGCGCTGCTACAAGCTGGGCGAAGCCATCGGCCGCGCCATTGCCGGCTGGCCGGATGATTTGAAGGTGGTGATCATCGGCACCGGCGGCCTGTCGCACCAGCTGGATGGCGAACGCGCCGGCTTCATCAACAAGGATTTCGACCTGCGCTTCATGGACAGCCTGGCGGCCAACCCGCATTGGGCGACGCAGTACAGCGTGGAACAGCTGGTGGAGTTCACCGGCACCCAGGGGGTGGAGCTGCTGATGTGGCTGGCCACACGCGGCGCGCTCACCGGCGAGGTGCGCGAACTGCATCGCAACTATCACATCCCGATCTCCAACACCGCGGCGGGGTTGATGCTGTTCGATAACCGCTGA
- a CDS encoding type VI secretion system Vgr family protein, with protein sequence MNLPDLLASFASAFNQDQRLLTLQLGDGKRWGQALLPLSLSGEEALAGDYRFRVECLSPNDGIELKTLLGSPVRLGIAGADGSESLRCGVVSAAEALGSDGGFARYALTVEPPFALLRLRQTSRVFQDLSVEAIVRQIFAEHAAANPGFAAGQALDFVLAAALPARSYCLQYRESDHDFICRLLCEEGLSWRYEHLDGDTPQVKLVAFDDPYSLPAANLSRVRFHRSDATEEEDGLTRWDGARQIVPGSVALATFDYQPVATGHSGDESALDQGLDGSRLQSSLSHYDAPGAYYASDAEQLSHYARLRQQAHDAQAKTFSGSGAVRGLGAGQWFRLDGHPAHDGDGAEQREFVLTRQRLTVRNNLPAELARSLPAALRPTLAASGDDSDAPFRSEFDAQRRGLPLTPAYAGSAHAKPSARGAQTATVVGPANEEVHTDAQGRIKVQFHWQRPDEHPEIGANLDDRSSCWLRVAMPSAGAAWGHQFIPRIGQEVLVDFIEGDIDRPVITGVLYNGSHPPPAFSGAGNLPGNKTLSGIKSKEHQGGQYNELLFDDSPGEVRAKLSSEHGQTQLNQGYLTHPRADGKATPRGEGFELRTDRHGAIRAGHGLLLSTEAQAGAGGKQLARDGAQQQLDAALSLAQSLADTATAQLADTQETGPEEIKPDNSKGAKKTDGHLQHHAAALKAWEAGSNTDKDGKTATKGEGLAQAGQQPLMILSAPAGLAATTDNALTLAAGSNIDQVAQRDLNQTSGRRWLHNVGQHISLFVAGVKDAVSLKLIAAKGKVQLQAQSDAMELTADKDLTITSCKGKVVISAKQDILLTSGGGYIKLSGGNIDIHCPATVSVKGAEHGLSGPASIGVNMKGFPSAERYDEKFQVVGPDGKPLKGLVLAVNDGQQQLLHRIKPDGSNQRIHTASPTALNAELAWYEILPPEEEQ encoded by the coding sequence ATGAATCTCCCCGACCTGCTCGCCAGCTTCGCGTCCGCTTTCAACCAGGACCAGCGCCTGCTCACCCTGCAACTGGGCGACGGCAAACGCTGGGGCCAGGCGCTGCTGCCGCTGAGCCTCAGCGGCGAGGAGGCGCTGGCCGGCGACTACCGCTTCCGCGTCGAGTGCCTGTCGCCGAATGACGGTATCGAACTGAAGACGCTGCTGGGTTCGCCGGTGCGGCTCGGCATTGCCGGTGCCGACGGCAGCGAGAGCCTCCGCTGTGGCGTGGTCAGCGCAGCCGAGGCGCTGGGTAGCGATGGCGGCTTCGCCAGGTACGCGCTGACCGTCGAGCCGCCGTTCGCGCTGCTGCGCCTGCGGCAGACCTCGCGGGTGTTTCAGGACTTGTCGGTGGAGGCCATCGTGCGGCAGATCTTTGCCGAGCACGCGGCGGCCAACCCGGGGTTCGCCGCCGGCCAGGCGCTGGATTTCGTGCTGGCCGCCGCGCTGCCGGCGCGCAGCTACTGCCTGCAGTATCGCGAATCCGATCACGACTTCATCTGCCGCCTGCTATGCGAGGAAGGCCTGAGCTGGCGCTACGAGCATCTGGATGGCGACACGCCGCAGGTCAAGCTGGTGGCCTTCGACGACCCGTACAGCCTGCCTGCGGCCAACCTTAGCCGGGTGCGCTTCCACCGCAGCGATGCGACAGAAGAAGAGGACGGCCTCACCCGCTGGGACGGCGCGCGGCAGATCGTGCCCGGCAGCGTGGCGCTGGCGACGTTCGACTACCAGCCGGTGGCCACCGGCCACAGCGGTGACGAATCGGCGCTGGATCAGGGCCTGGACGGCAGCCGGCTGCAGTCCAGCCTCAGCCATTACGACGCCCCCGGCGCCTACTACGCCAGCGACGCCGAGCAGCTCAGCCACTACGCGCGGCTGCGGCAGCAGGCGCACGATGCGCAGGCCAAGACTTTCAGTGGCAGCGGCGCGGTGCGCGGCCTCGGCGCCGGGCAGTGGTTCCGCCTCGATGGGCACCCGGCACACGATGGCGATGGTGCCGAGCAGCGCGAATTCGTGCTCACCCGCCAGCGCCTTACCGTGCGCAACAACCTGCCGGCCGAGCTGGCGCGCAGCCTGCCAGCCGCCTTGCGGCCAACGTTGGCCGCAAGCGGCGATGACAGCGACGCGCCGTTCCGCAGCGAGTTCGACGCCCAGCGCCGCGGCCTGCCGCTCACCCCGGCCTACGCCGGCTCCGCCCACGCCAAACCCAGCGCCCGCGGTGCGCAGACCGCCACCGTAGTCGGCCCCGCCAATGAGGAAGTGCACACCGACGCGCAGGGCCGCATCAAGGTGCAGTTCCACTGGCAGCGGCCAGACGAGCATCCGGAAATCGGCGCCAACCTCGACGACCGTTCCAGCTGCTGGCTGCGCGTCGCCATGCCCTCCGCCGGCGCCGCTTGGGGCCACCAGTTCATTCCGCGCATCGGCCAGGAAGTGCTGGTCGATTTCATCGAAGGCGATATCGACCGGCCGGTGATCACCGGCGTGCTGTACAACGGCAGCCACCCACCACCGGCGTTCAGCGGTGCCGGCAACCTGCCGGGCAACAAGACGCTGTCCGGCATCAAATCCAAGGAACATCAAGGCGGCCAGTACAACGAGCTACTGTTCGACGACAGCCCGGGCGAGGTGCGGGCCAAGTTGTCCTCCGAACACGGCCAGACCCAGCTCAACCAGGGCTACCTCACCCATCCCCGGGCTGACGGCAAGGCCACCCCACGCGGCGAGGGCTTCGAACTGCGCACCGACCGCCACGGGGCGATCCGCGCCGGGCACGGCCTGCTGCTCAGCACCGAAGCGCAAGCCGGTGCCGGCGGCAAACAACTGGCGCGCGACGGCGCCCAGCAGCAACTCGACGCCGCGCTCAGCCTGGCGCAATCCCTCGCCGACACCGCCACGGCGCAGCTGGCCGATACGCAGGAAACCGGGCCGGAGGAAATCAAGCCCGACAACAGCAAAGGGGCGAAGAAAACCGACGGCCACCTGCAACACCACGCCGCCGCCTTGAAGGCCTGGGAGGCCGGCAGCAACACCGATAAAGACGGCAAGACCGCCACCAAAGGCGAGGGATTGGCTCAAGCCGGCCAGCAGCCGCTAATGATCCTCAGCGCACCGGCCGGCCTCGCCGCGACGACTGACAACGCCCTGACGTTGGCCGCAGGCAGCAATATCGACCAGGTGGCGCAGCGCGACCTCAACCAGACCTCGGGTCGGCGCTGGCTGCACAACGTCGGCCAGCACATCAGCCTGTTCGTGGCCGGGGTGAAGGACGCGGTGAGCCTCAAGCTGATTGCGGCCAAGGGCAAGGTGCAGCTGCAGGCGCAAAGCGACGCGATGGAGCTGACGGCGGATAAGGACCTCACCATCACCTCCTGCAAGGGCAAGGTGGTAATCAGCGCCAAACAGGACATCCTGCTCACCAGCGGCGGCGGCTACATCAAGCTGTCCGGCGGCAACATCGACATCCACTGCCCCGCCACGGTGAGCGTGAAGGGGGCGGAGCATGGGTTGAGTGGGCCGGCGAGCATTGGGGTGAACATGAAGGGCTTTCCTAGCGCTGAGCGATACGACGAAAAATTTCAGGTAGTAGGCCCTGATGGAAAGCCATTAAAAGGGTTGGTATTGGCGGTCAATGATGGCCAACAACAGTTGCTGCACCGGATCAAGCCAGATGGCAGCAATCAGCGTATTCACACCGCGTCCCCTACTGCTTTGAATGCCGAATTGGCCTGGTATGAAATCCTTCCTCCGGAAGAGGAACAATAA
- a CDS encoding protocatechuate 4,5-dioxygenase subunit alpha, which yields MTQSFNVPGTRLFDGDMAMKGYALNKMCFSFNDAANRQAFVADEAGYCRQYGLNEQQTRVIRERDVLGLLAAGGNVYYLAKFAGILGLDVQDLGAAQTGMSKEAFKQMLLEAGK from the coding sequence GTGACGCAAAGCTTCAACGTGCCGGGCACCCGACTGTTCGACGGGGACATGGCGATGAAGGGCTATGCCCTGAACAAGATGTGCTTTTCATTCAACGATGCGGCCAACCGTCAGGCGTTTGTCGCCGACGAGGCCGGCTACTGCCGCCAGTACGGCCTGAACGAGCAGCAGACCCGCGTCATCCGCGAGCGCGATGTACTGGGCTTGCTGGCGGCCGGCGGCAATGTCTACTACCTGGCCAAGTTCGCCGGCATCCTCGGGCTGGACGTGCAGGACCTGGGTGCCGCGCAGACCGGCATGAGCAAGGAAGCGTTCAAACAGATGTTGCTGGAGGCAGGGAAATAA
- a CDS encoding OmpA family protein, with product MLYQLTALAACSVLLTGCANVQKPVTPPVDPAVVQAQESKAIVVKVATGVEQATAKVVETTGNKSVVSDPTLVPFDKMSAKLTPSTEQQVRALAPALVIAKQITVTGYCDRREVGNAPAAAKARAETVKKLLVENGIAANRIVTKIDTQQRLHAVRVTFNG from the coding sequence ATGCTCTACCAATTGACTGCCCTGGCTGCCTGCAGCGTGCTGCTGACTGGCTGTGCCAACGTCCAGAAACCTGTCACCCCGCCCGTCGATCCCGCCGTTGTACAGGCACAGGAAAGCAAGGCCATCGTCGTGAAAGTGGCCACCGGTGTGGAACAGGCCACCGCCAAAGTGGTGGAAACCACCGGCAACAAGAGCGTTGTCAGCGACCCCACCCTGGTGCCGTTCGACAAGATGAGCGCCAAGCTCACCCCGAGTACCGAACAACAAGTGCGCGCCCTGGCCCCTGCGCTGGTCATCGCCAAACAGATCACCGTCACCGGCTACTGCGACCGCCGCGAAGTGGGTAACGCCCCCGCCGCCGCCAAGGCCCGTGCCGAAACCGTCAAGAAACTGCTGGTGGAAAACGGCATTGCGGCCAACCGCATCGTCACCAAGATCGATACCCAGCAGCGGCTGCATGCCGTCCGCGTCACCTTCAACGGCTAA
- a CDS encoding helix-turn-helix domain-containing protein, translating to MRSVLSGVPVFKLYGEGSDWPTVDLLHCETISSRSQLYGWEIDRHRHSDLWQLLYVRRGPADLYVEGQHTRVEQPSIQLVPPMCVHGFRFQQQIEGYVLTLAAPLVGRLQDELGSCGAVLQQARCYAVAHGGQYLDTLFAAIAEEYANPAQGRDVLLRSLVCALLVWLGRQLPQGEGQQDRLPRGSQHLQRFVALVERHYHQHWPVSSYAHQLGVSTAYLNGICRQQAGQTALQLIHQRLLLEAKRLLVYTALNVNQIADQLGFSEPAYFIRFFKRLTGQTPSRLRKG from the coding sequence ATGCGCAGCGTGTTGAGCGGCGTGCCGGTATTCAAGCTGTATGGCGAGGGCAGCGACTGGCCAACGGTGGATCTGCTGCATTGCGAAACCATTTCCAGCCGCAGCCAGCTGTACGGCTGGGAGATCGATCGCCACCGCCACAGCGACCTGTGGCAGCTGCTGTACGTGCGCCGCGGCCCGGCTGATCTGTATGTGGAAGGGCAGCACACGCGGGTGGAGCAGCCGTCCATCCAGCTGGTGCCGCCGATGTGCGTACACGGCTTTCGTTTTCAGCAGCAGATCGAAGGCTATGTGCTGACCCTGGCGGCGCCGCTGGTGGGCAGGTTGCAGGACGAACTGGGCAGCTGCGGCGCAGTGCTGCAGCAGGCCCGCTGCTATGCGGTGGCGCACGGCGGGCAATATCTCGATACGCTGTTTGCCGCCATTGCCGAGGAATACGCCAACCCGGCACAGGGGCGCGACGTGCTGCTGCGCTCGCTGGTGTGCGCGCTGCTGGTGTGGCTTGGCCGCCAGCTGCCGCAGGGCGAGGGCCAGCAGGACCGCCTGCCGCGCGGCAGCCAGCACCTGCAGCGCTTCGTGGCGCTGGTGGAGAGGCACTATCACCAGCACTGGCCGGTAAGCAGCTACGCGCACCAGCTGGGGGTATCCACCGCCTACCTCAACGGCATCTGCCGCCAGCAGGCCGGGCAGACCGCGCTGCAGCTGATCCACCAGCGCCTGCTGCTGGAAGCCAAGCGGCTGCTGGTGTACACCGCGCTGAACGTGAACCAGATCGCCGACCAGCTGGGCTTTTCCGAGCCGGCCTACTTCATCCGCTTCTTCAAGCGCCTGACCGGGCAGACCCCGAGCCGGCTGCGCAAGGGGTGA
- the pobA gene encoding 4-hydroxybenzoate 3-monooxygenase, whose translation MNMRTKVAIIGAGPSGLLLGQLLHKAGIDNIILERQSPDYVLGRIRAGVLEQGMVNMLREAGVAERMEREGLVHEGIELIYNGHRDRIDLKALTGGDTVLVYGQTEVTRDLMEARAASGATTLYQASNVQPHDLKGEQPYITFEHNGESVRLDCDYIAGCDGFHGVSRQSIPAEVLTHYERVYPFGWLGLLSDTPPVHHELIYAQHERGFVLCSQRSASRSRYYLQVPLADKVEDWSDERFWNELKTRLPQEVADKLVTGPSLEKSIAPLRSYVVEPMQYGKLFLVGDAAHIVPPTGAKGLNLAASDVCYLYRILLKVYREGRTDLLAKYSELALRRIWKAERFSWFMTTLLHDFPQADAFDQRMQRSDYDYYTGSPSGRKTIAENYVGLPFDEVE comes from the coding sequence ATGAACATGCGAACCAAGGTCGCCATCATTGGCGCCGGGCCGTCCGGCCTGCTGCTGGGCCAGCTGCTGCACAAGGCCGGTATCGACAACATCATCCTGGAGCGCCAGAGCCCGGATTACGTGCTGGGCCGCATCCGCGCCGGCGTGCTGGAACAGGGCATGGTGAACATGCTGCGCGAGGCCGGCGTGGCCGAACGCATGGAGCGCGAGGGCCTGGTGCACGAAGGCATCGAGCTGATCTACAACGGCCATCGCGACCGCATCGACCTCAAGGCGCTCACCGGCGGCGACACAGTGTTGGTGTACGGCCAGACCGAAGTAACCCGCGACCTGATGGAAGCGCGCGCCGCCAGCGGCGCCACCACCCTCTACCAGGCCAGCAATGTGCAGCCGCACGATCTCAAGGGCGAACAGCCGTACATCACCTTCGAACACAACGGCGAAAGCGTGCGCCTGGACTGCGACTACATTGCCGGCTGCGACGGCTTTCACGGCGTATCGCGCCAGAGCATTCCGGCCGAGGTGCTGACCCACTACGAGCGCGTGTACCCGTTCGGCTGGCTGGGCCTGCTGTCCGACACCCCGCCGGTGCACCACGAGCTGATCTACGCCCAGCACGAGCGCGGTTTCGTGCTGTGCAGCCAGCGCTCGGCAAGCCGCAGCCGCTACTACCTGCAGGTGCCGCTGGCCGACAAGGTGGAAGACTGGTCCGACGAGCGTTTCTGGAACGAGCTGAAAACCCGCCTGCCGCAGGAAGTGGCCGACAAGCTGGTGACCGGTCCGTCGCTGGAAAAGAGCATCGCGCCGCTGCGCAGCTACGTGGTAGAGCCGATGCAGTACGGCAAGCTGTTCCTGGTGGGCGACGCCGCCCACATCGTGCCACCCACCGGCGCCAAGGGCCTGAACCTGGCAGCCTCCGACGTGTGCTACCTGTACCGCATCCTGCTGAAGGTATACCGCGAGGGCCGCACCGACCTGCTGGCGAAGTATTCCGAGCTGGCGCTGCGCCGCATCTGGAAGGCCGAACGCTTCTCCTGGTTCATGACCACCCTGCTGCACGATTTCCCGCAGGCCGACGCCTTCGACCAGCGCATGCAGCGCAGCGATTACGACTACTACACCGGCTCACCGTCCGGCCGGAAGACCATTGCCGAGAACTACGTCGGCCTGCCGTTTGACGAGGTGGAGTAG
- the tssC gene encoding type VI secretion system contractile sheath large subunit — MSSTQQLQAAANPAALDAGSLLDSIIEQSRIATNDSEKGHTRDLIGELVAQVLEGSVTVSRDLSASIDARIAELDALLSAQLNEVMHHAEFQKLEASWRGLKYLVAESETSTMLKIKVLNASKKDLVKDFKASPEFDQSALFKKIYEEEYGTFGGAPYAALVGDYEFTRHPEDFYLLDELSHVAASAHAPLITAAGAGLFGLESFTDIGKPRDLAKIFDTVEYAKWKSFRESEDSRYVGMVLPHVLGRLPYGRDNVPVEAFDFEENVDGSHHGKYLWTNAAYAYAARLTEAFSQFGWLAAIRGVEGGGLVEGLPAHTFKTDDGEVALKCPTEVAITDRTEKLLSDLGLISLVHCKNTDYAAFFSGQSVQKAKTYNTDAANANARLSTQLPYIFAVSRIAHYMKSIMRDKIGSFASRQNVQDFLNTWLAQYVLLDDSASQEAKAKYPLREARVDVVEVPGKPGVYRAAAFLRPHFQLDELTISLRLVAELPQPAG; from the coding sequence ATGAGCAGCACACAACAACTGCAAGCTGCGGCCAACCCTGCGGCGCTGGACGCCGGCAGCCTGCTGGACAGCATCATCGAGCAGAGCCGCATCGCCACCAACGACAGCGAAAAAGGCCACACCCGCGACCTGATCGGCGAGCTGGTGGCCCAGGTGCTGGAAGGCAGCGTAACGGTATCGCGCGACCTGTCCGCCAGCATCGACGCCCGCATCGCCGAGCTGGATGCCCTGCTGTCCGCCCAGCTCAACGAAGTGATGCATCACGCCGAGTTCCAGAAACTGGAAGCCTCCTGGCGCGGCCTGAAATACCTGGTGGCCGAGTCGGAAACCAGCACCATGCTGAAGATCAAGGTGCTCAACGCCAGCAAGAAGGACCTGGTCAAGGACTTCAAGGCCTCGCCGGAATTCGACCAGAGCGCCCTGTTCAAGAAGATCTATGAGGAAGAATACGGCACCTTCGGCGGTGCCCCGTACGCCGCACTGGTGGGTGACTACGAATTCACCCGCCATCCGGAAGACTTCTACCTGCTGGACGAACTGTCCCACGTTGCCGCTTCGGCGCATGCCCCGCTGATCACCGCGGCCGGCGCCGGCCTGTTCGGCCTGGAAAGCTTCACCGACATCGGTAAGCCACGCGACCTGGCCAAGATCTTCGACACCGTCGAATACGCCAAGTGGAAGTCGTTCCGCGAATCGGAAGACTCCCGCTACGTGGGCATGGTGCTGCCGCACGTGCTGGGCCGCTTGCCCTACGGCCGCGACAACGTGCCGGTGGAAGCCTTCGACTTCGAGGAAAACGTCGATGGCAGCCACCACGGCAAGTACCTGTGGACCAATGCCGCCTACGCCTACGCTGCCCGCCTCACCGAAGCCTTCTCCCAATTCGGCTGGCTGGCCGCCATCCGTGGCGTGGAAGGCGGCGGCCTGGTGGAAGGCCTGCCGGCTCACACCTTCAAGACTGACGACGGTGAAGTGGCACTGAAGTGCCCTACCGAAGTGGCCATCACCGACCGCACCGAGAAACTGCTGTCCGACCTGGGCCTGATCTCGCTGGTGCACTGCAAGAACACCGACTACGCCGCCTTCTTCAGCGGCCAGTCGGTGCAGAAGGCCAAGACCTACAACACCGATGCGGCCAACGCCAACGCGCGCCTGTCCACCCAGCTGCCCTACATCTTCGCGGTATCCCGCATTGCGCATTACATGAAATCCATCATGCGCGACAAGATCGGCAGCTTTGCCTCGCGCCAGAACGTGCAGGACTTCCTTAACACCTGGCTGGCGCAATACGTCCTGCTGGATGACTCCGCCAGCCAGGAAGCCAAAGCCAAGTACCCGCTGCGCGAAGCCCGCGTGGACGTGGTGGAAGTGCCGGGCAAGCCTGGCGTCTACCGCGCCGCAGCCTTCCTGCGCCCGCACTTCCAGCTGGACGAACTCACCATTTCCCTGCGTTTGGTTGCCGAGCTGCCGCAGCCGGCAGGCTAA
- the tssB gene encoding type VI secretion system contractile sheath small subunit has translation MSKESTQKKLSRVRPPRVQITYDVEIGDAIETKELPFVLGVLGDYSGHSKNPLPKMKERKFVQIDRDNFDEVLKGMAPRLAIKVDNKLQEDGSQLAMELNFNQLADFEPQNVVAQVEPLKRLLDARTRLADLRNKLAGNDKLEELLDEVVRDTEKLRQISQSANSEKTGE, from the coding sequence ATGAGCAAAGAAAGCACCCAGAAAAAACTGTCGCGGGTTCGCCCGCCCCGCGTGCAGATCACCTACGACGTCGAAATCGGCGACGCCATCGAAACCAAAGAACTGCCCTTCGTGCTGGGCGTGCTGGGCGACTACTCCGGCCACAGCAAGAACCCGCTGCCCAAGATGAAAGAGCGCAAGTTCGTGCAGATCGACCGCGACAACTTCGACGAAGTGCTCAAGGGCATGGCGCCGCGCCTGGCCATCAAGGTGGACAACAAGCTGCAGGAAGACGGCAGCCAGCTGGCCATGGAGCTGAACTTCAACCAGCTGGCCGACTTCGAGCCGCAGAACGTGGTGGCCCAGGTCGAGCCGCTCAAGCGCCTGCTGGACGCCCGCACCCGCCTGGCCGACCTGCGCAACAAGCTGGCCGGCAACGACAAGCTGGAAGAGCTGCTGGATGAAGTGGTGCGCGACACCGAGAAGCTGCGCCAGATCAGCCAGTCCGCCAACAGCGAAAAAACCGGGGAGTAA